Part of the Brachyspira hampsonii genome is shown below.
GATTAGTTAAAAGTGCTACTTGTACTTCTGTAGAGCCTGTATCCTTTTCATTCTTACCGAATTCTTTTATTATTTTTGCTTTTTCGTCTGCTGTGATAGACATTGTTTTGTTCTCCTTTTGAAATATTTTCTTATCTTTTTTTCATCATTTTCTAATAATTTTTTAACTTCATTTATAGAGTTTACTTTAATATTATCTCTGATATATTTAAGTAATACAACAGTTATTTTTTTACCGTATATCATTTTAGAGAAATCTAATATATGGCTTTCTACTCTTAGTTCTTTATTAATATTGCTAATACCTATAAAAGTAAGAGCTTTATATACAGTATCAGAATTACCTATTCTTACAGTGGAACTGTATACACCCATTTTAGGTATAAAAATATTTTTAGGTATTTCTAAATTAGCAGTAGGGTAGCCTATTTTTCTTCCTAAAGCATTTCCATGAACTACCAATCCGCTCATAGAATATTCTCTTCCTAGCATTTTATTTACACTAACTACATCGCCGTTTGAAAGAGCTTCCCGGATATTAGAGCTTGATATTTTATTTTTTTTATAATTTAGAAAATTTATAAAACTTACTCCTATACCGCATTCTTTAGAATATTTCTTTAAAAAAGCTGAATCTCCCATTCTATCTTTACCAAATGCAAAATCAGCTCCTACAGCGATATGCTTCATACGATAATACTCTATGAGTTTGTCAAAGAACTCTTTAGCTTCCATTGTATAAAATTCTGGTAAAAAGTCAATAACAATTATATAATTAATCCCCATAGCTTTTATTAAGGCATTATTATCGTCTGTATTATATATTGATACATTTTTCTTTTTGATAACTATTGCTATTGATATTAGATTATTTTTACTAGCGTATTCGACCGTGTATTTGATGAGCTTTTGATGACCTCTATGTACACTGTCAAATTTTCCTATTGTTATTATGCTATCTTTTTTTATAGGGAGTTTGCAAAAATCATTGATAATTCGATTCATTTTAGTATTCTTTATCCGTTTCTAAATTATTAGCTGCTTTTTTATCGTTATTAAGAATTTTTTTCAAAGCTAATGATATTAT
Proteins encoded:
- a CDS encoding bifunctional riboflavin kinase/FAD synthetase, producing MNRIINDFCKLPIKKDSIITIGKFDSVHRGHQKLIKYTVEYASKNNLISIAIVIKKKNVSIYNTDDNNALIKAMGINYIIVIDFLPEFYTMEAKEFFDKLIEYYRMKHIAVGADFAFGKDRMGDSAFLKKYSKECGIGVSFINFLNYKKNKISSSNIREALSNGDVVSVNKMLGREYSMSGLVVHGNALGRKIGYPTANLEIPKNIFIPKMGVYSSTVRIGNSDTVYKALTFIGISNINKELRVESHILDFSKMIYGKKITVVLLKYIRDNIKVNSINEVKKLLENDEKKIRKYFKRRTKQCLSQQTKKQK